Part of the Nicotiana sylvestris chromosome 2, ASM39365v2, whole genome shotgun sequence genome, tatttgttttggcttgcatgctgaccggctagggaaaataaagcggaaaaaaagaagaaaggaaaaccaagagtgatatagggaaggaaataaaacccGGTTCTAAAATGTCCCGATATTTGAAAAAcgtcctgaaactctgcccagtatttttttcaaaaaaagggttattttttaaaaaaagtcaaacactgtgttctttcaaatgtgtTAAAATTGACCAAACTAcgaaggtctgattctcaccggatgtgggatacgtaggcaacctacatcagGTTCAgccttattttttgaaaataagagaaaaagaaaaataagaaaagagagtCGATGGTCGAATGAATGCAATCttgattttggtcaaaataagccgatacAGCTTCGGttatgtcttaaaccgttcttgccaaggtagcctcagagtattttttcagttgttgaaaggctattttcgtaaaataaTGGGCACGTTTGTGaggggtcataaaataattcccccggcctcaaaattcgcgtAAAATTGCGAAGGGACCGCATTTGCGAAAACAGCCATTTGGCCAAAgctggcatataggggaagagaTTAtggctcttttcttcttttatttgttctttttcttttcttcttcgaaAAACTTGAAACAACTCCAAGAGCAAAACCAGGTAGCCGAACGAACGTTGGAAGCCATAACGGAACAAATTGGgcttttgttgcaagagaagggcgtcataagagagcgagtcaaaagggttgccaactatatcgcaatgaagtgcaatagctgtgaggatatgacgagATCCATGATCTTCGCcactgtgatgatttttgtttgccgggtaatggaagatctctaccaccttcagGAGGATTTAGCAAGTCGGCCCACAGCAAGGCCGAATGCCGCCCCGTGGGTCCCAGGGacagttgaggcattgatgtattcgtgatttcttgagtctgtgtTTTCTTTTCGTTAAAGTCTGCCAGctgttttggagtctgtatttctgttATTAGAGCATGCgggttgtttgtttttgagtctgtatctcgagtctattagtttctttcgagtctgttagttttagtctttgtaatagcgttttatataaaaattgaaagtcccaaatgtttttactttattttacacttatccaccagaactacgctcggtctgattcatgcggggttatgatacgtaggcaatctccataggattcgaccataaccaaaagaaagaaaaaaagggggaaagaaataagaggaaaaacaagagagtaaagaaaaggaaagagcagaaaaacaagaaacaaaagagaaaataagagagagtataAACAAGGAGAGAATAGAGGCCAGAATGAAAGGGagggaaaggaaagaaaagaagagggGATGTTTgcaactaaaagaaagaaaaggccgggatgatgcatgcaaccgatcaaatacataataaaGAGAtagttaactgtttaggtgcattcatgcccaatgtgagGTTACCAATCTGATTAAAgcctaatcactaacaaggttgtttaTTTGATGTATTCAGTTCcgacaggtggttagttgactgacattctggcaactcactcctacaacacccgatcgaaagaaaggctgaatatggtcgaccaggaactAGAAACAAGTATTATCGACCtatcgaaagaggtggaagaagtGGACGTTAATacaatgagggaggaaatgtataagctgaaacagcagatggctgaaatgtaccaagcttgggcgaaaGGGCATCGACCACCGGTTTATCCCTCCAATCCttcttatatcccaccatcagcccaacctccggagcctcccactgtgaactcatctccagccttccccctctaccaataatgtcaaggcaccacttcccatacttctcaagatCCACCGCCCAAACAAGTCCCGTACCCTCCCCCGCCActttctagccgtgccattaaggcgtaacaatgttctctttcagccttaaaatttttggcttgtttagccatttcccCCACGAGGTTGCCGATTGCCTTTTACCAACTtgtgacccctctttcatatctttctttcatctgttgaacgaaagtTGCACGCCCCTTGGCGCTTTTGGCCAACCTTgcccgtgcttttgctagttcagactcggctttctgcaggtcatcttcgtagtcacgtaccttttgagtgaggttgtaaatgagcctctCATCTTTCCTTCTTtggcctgggttctcggcttcaattttcaactgtcgaactTGAGCtctgagggcctcattttctcgtaccaatcttctcctttcaccttcagCCTCGtgtgcctgcaaatcattgttgaaggtgacatttctcaattcttctcgCAGACCGTTGAtaatggccttatattccttcaCCTTCtcccccaagctaacctctcttgaatattatcatcaaaggcttgaacatgaggccttttggcgggcctctcgTGCTTTGGCTCgttgtttacataagacatttcctcaaaccaagtagcgtaatttggatctacttcccccttggcgacGTCTGGTACCTGGGTTCCATTTTTGAGATACcggcagctattccaatcctgctgaactacagcctcaGGCAATGCGGCTTCTAGATGCAACTCTATGACCTggatgcttagatcttcatcttcaggcacaatctgatacctccccaattgcctcaagaccctctgcggtgcatatggatTAATACTCCTTACGCCCATTATGCTCAGGTATCCTTTagtagcagtcatatagatggcttctgtcctcgggagccatcctatagtccactcaacCTGACCTGCGTCGAGAGCTTTCAAATGAGAAACCTATGCTTCAAAGTCTTCTGGTGTGTTGTAATCTTTTATCCTTTCCTCATAACTAATGATGAAGTTGTTTGGGTTCGAATcgtaactcatgaatctgggatgatgtcgaagatgctcgatcaaccacatttgcagaatgaTACTGCAACCCTCAAAAAACTGATCCCCTGCTTTGTATACAGTCAATGCGCGATAGATATCTGCTAGCACCAATGGGGCAAGTGTATgttcttccttggtagtgaggatttgtgcaattctagccatgcGAATATCTACCGTTCCTTTCTCATtcggaaaaaccatgatccccaagaatgccataataaatgcgaaccgacgatgaatttgccaaaggcccttgttcAGTTTGTTGCTCAGGCACTTTTTATGCGTTTCAAAACCAGAGGAATACCCAAACCtaaagtataagaaatggaaatcACATCACCTGTTGCTCACGCGTTCCTTATTagtctgtttactaatattcaagaGGTCAAAGAACTGGTGCACCGATGGAGCCATTGGAAATATGAGTTTTTGCTTCCTCAAGTACCGTCCGAATttaatgtacccggctatttactccaaagtaggggtgatctcgaaatctgagaaacgaaagacattgtggacaggatcccagaacgttaccaaagctttgaccagatcttcccgtggtttgatttcaaagatgtctataagaTCACCTaagtgctttttcacccatttctgaccatcttcgtctagatcattccaccacatatgtaaTTGTAGCCGagcctgttccctgaccacttcaGGCGGTTCTTGGATGGTACTCATTGTTCCTGTGGAGGATTAAGGTTAAGGTTTGACTTGAGTTGACCCTTTTGTTTTTGTGgtacctccacctgctacattgcaccgatcttccagtgaacccatGTTCTAAACTCACgataaccagtactatccccctgaacccaccttcaaagtttcagaaccatatccttacattcctcatcttgatatcccgacagagaccgagaaaccacctAGAAATcctgagcatgaagagatgaccagaaaggtcaaaagcttagagcaatcgttccaagatatgagggggctgggaggccaagtaagtgtggcctataaggatttatgtatgttcccagatgttcagttgccagcggggtttaaaatgcccaagtttgatctgtacgatgggcatggcgacccggtagcacacttaaaagggttttgtagcaagatgagaggagcaggtggaagagatgaattgctgatggtgtattttagccaaagtttgagtgggtcagcgctagaatggtacatctgacaagatcatagcaggtggtacacatgggacgatttggcccaagccttcgcctgtcattttcagtacaatctcgaaatcatcccagatcgtctgtcattgacaaagattgagaagaagcccggtgagagtttccgagaatatgggttccattgtagagagcaagcagcgagggttgacccccccatgaaagaaagcgagatggttgattatttcttgcaggctttggagcccacttattttggtcatttggtgtcagtagtgggcaagtcctttaatgaagttgtgaaaatgggaggtatggttgaagagggactcaagtccaataagatcatgagttactcagcaatcaaagcaactacccaggccattcaaaacggtactgagGGTGtacttggaaagaagaagaaagaggatgttgcaatgATCGAGTCGACAGCTTGGGGTGGAGCaaggaaccttccaccattctacaaccagcctcgaccctatccctaAACATACCCCCATACTCCATATATcccaccacaacattactacccaccgccagatccccatttttctgtctatcacgcacaaacctatatccaacctcccgctcacgcgcAATGGTGTATGCCAGCTCCACAGAGTCCCTACCAAACTtcacaaaatacccatccaccccaaaagcctacaaaacaccccctggaacaggttttcgacccaatcaagcctttaagaatgaaagggtgcagaaggagaagacattcactcctttgggagaatcatatactagcctattccacagattgagacagttaggcatgttgaatccgatcgaggctaaaatgctgaatccccttcccaaaaatcttggTCGCTCGGTaaattgtgagtattgttcaggggccctgggccacgatacagagaaatgctggaaactaaaaacagtcgtacaagagctcattgatactcattGGATCAAGGTTCATGCCCCAGAAACaccaaacatcaaccaaaatttactaccagctcaccatgaaacccatatgattgagttgatacacaagggatGGGAGGCTAAGAAACTCTCGCAGACGATGATGATGATCTGCTCCAGTGAAACCAATTCAAAGGAAATGGTAACCaatgggaaatcagtggtccaacGGAAAGAGGTAGATAACAAGCCaactgtggtagccgagaaagggtcgtcaagtgctgttgcagtgaaaccagagaaagctaaagtggtggtaccaggggttacaagtaaacctgtcGTGGTCATGAAGGGTGCTCACACAGAGTCTGTTATTTTAAAACCAgcaactcagcttccagtgatcagcAACAAGGtggtcccatggaattatgaacgagtgacagtaacttaccagaggaaagaggttagagaaaaagtgtgtgagacccatggtttgactcgatcggggagatgctttgcccccgaagagttgagaaaagctaaaacttccaaagacAATCTAGTGTCGGTGAAAAAAACTGTGtccgaggaagaagaagaggaatttttgaaaaatatgaaagtACAGGAATATTCCATTGtcgagcagttgaggaaaacaccggctcagatctcgctcttatcATTACTGATCTATTCCGACGAGCACCGTCGAgttttgatgaagatcttgacgAATCCCATGTtcttgacaaaatctcagtaaaccacttggaaaagatagctaacaagatatttgaggtaaaccgagtcaccttttctgatgatgagttacccaTGGAGGGTATCAAGCACAATAGATCCCTCTATCTgatggtgaaatgcgaagattctgtggttactcagGTACTGGTTGATAATGGATCTAGTGAGAACATCTTTCCTTTCTCCACATTGAACAACttgcaagtggaggatgaaaggatttacaagaacagtatttgcgtccGGGGATTAgacggtggagggaaggattcagtcggggacatagtgcttgagctcacaattgggccagttgaatttactatggaattccaggtgctcgatgtggttgTTTCATAAAATCTgatgttgggacgaccctggatccatgctgccaaagcagttccgtctactctgcatcaaatggtcaagtttgaatgggatcgacaggaaattgttgtacatggcgaagataatttgtgtgtgcccaatggtgaCATTGTgccgttcatagaggttgacaaTGGCatgggaccatgggtttatcaggtttctgACACAGTATTAGTAGAGAAAATTACGGAAGGCAAGTGCGTGCCAAC contains:
- the LOC138885653 gene encoding uncharacterized protein, whose translation is MLNPLPKNLGRSVNCEYCSGALGHDTEKCWKLKTVVQELIDTHWIKVHAPETPNINQNLLPAHHETHMIELIHKGWEAKKLSQTMMMICSSETNSKEMVTNGKSVVQRKEVDNKPTVVAEKGSSSAVAVKPEKAKVVVPGVTSKPVVVMKGAHTESVILKPATQLPVISNKVVPWNYERVTVTYQRKEVREKVCETHVEENTGSDLALIITDLFRRAPSSFDEDLDESHVLDKISVNHLEKIANKIFEVNRVTFSDDELPMEGIKHNRSLYLMVKCEDSVVTQVLVDNGSSENIFPFSTLNNLQVEDERIYKNSICVRGLDGGGKDSVGDIVLELTIGPVEFTMEFQEIVVHGEDNLCVPNGDIVPFIEVDNGMGPWVYQVSDTVLVEKITEGKCVPTRKMAAPSVMVAVEMLKNGFVPGKGLGTSLQGIVQPVSLPRNLDTFGLGFKPTVADMRRSRKMKKKAWALPKPVPCLSRLFVRPGTRKQLLSRVPGPLIGADGDLEKGFERLSAEVNMA